The Streptococcus respiraculi sequence TCACACCCGTCAGTAGGAGACGTTGGCCCACTCCAACTAGCAATAAGCCAAGAGCTAGTCTCCAAAACTTGGAAAGAGTCGACTTTTTAATCATTCATTCTTCCTTTCTTTCACATCTGTTAAACGAGCAGTAACCACATAACGCTGGTTGTCATCTAGAGCATCACATGTCGAAAGTATTAAAAACCTGTCCTTGTCTTTTTCAATTGGCAAGGGGCGGTAAGCCCCACCATTTGCCAGAGCTCGCTCTTCTAAAGTAGCTAGATAGTGATGAATACCTGTTTGAGTCCCTAATTCAAAGGTAGAGAAAAGATGGTCATTTGTATAGCTGTGGGCTGCTAGTATCTCATAGTGATACTCCTTATCGACCGTATAAATGGTCACCATTCTATGTTCGTTAAAAAATGACGGGTCTGATAAATCCTGTAACGAACCAAACATCGTGCCATCCGTCATCGCATGACCATAGATGATGGTGATAGCATCGTTGAAGGTCTTGGTATTGACTAATTCTGTGAAGATAGCCCCATAATAAGTCTCTGCCCCATTTACATCATGAGATAAATAATACGAATCATCCCTTGGGTGTTGGACAACAGGATAATCAATCTTCGTACCATCCACCTTTAACCAAGCATACACATCTGGATTTTGATGGAAGAGTCGCTGTTTTTTTACCTCTCGTGAAGATATGCTAATATCTTCTGGCTCTTTGTCAACTGTAGTGGGTGACTTATAGCTACATACGAGAGGAGACGAAATTCGTCTTCTCTTTTTCGATGTTCAAAGCGAGGTAGATGCGTTTTTTGAAATTGTCAAAGTTCCGATAGCCGAATGCATTGCGCTTGATGTCTTTGATGAGTTTGTTAGTGGCTTCTAGCTTGGCATTAGAATAAGGAAGTTCGATGGCATTGGTGATATATTCCTGATAGCGTCTGAAAGTGTTCAAAGCTACCTTGAAGGTGTGATTGAGATGCGGTAAGGCATCGTGAATTAAGTTAAAGAAATGCTCGGAATTCTTCTCTTGGAGGTGAAAAAGTAATAACTGATAAAGGTCGTAATAGCCTTTTAACTCAGGGACCCGTTTGAACAACTTCTGGAGACATTCTCTAGGAGATAAGGTTTCTCTAAAGGTTCGGGAATAGAAAACATTTAGAGAGAGTTTTCGGCTATCTTTTTGAATTAGTTTCCAGTAGTATTTGAGGGCACGATACTCAATAGATTTTTTATCATATTGGTTCATGAGTTGGATACGCGTTTGGTTCAAAGCCCTACTCATGTGCTGAACGATATGAAAACGATCCAGAACAATTTTAGCTTTTGGGAATAAGCTCTTAATGAGAGGAATATAACTTCCAGACATATCAACCGTAACGACTTTTACCTTGTTTCTAGCTTCTTTAGAATACTTGAAGAAATGGTTTCGGATGGTCGTTTGTCTTCGATTATCGAGAATTGTTATGATTTTCCTTGTATTGAAATCTTGAGCAATAAAGGCTAGTTTTCCCTTCTGATAGGAGAATTCGTCCCAAGATAAAATTTCAGGTAGAGAAGAATAGTCCTCCTTGAACTGGAATTGCTTGAGTTTTCGATAGGCTGTGGAGATGGAGATAGCGAGCTTAGAAGCGATGTGAGATAGCGCTTCTCTATTGAGTAATAGTTGAGCAATCTTTTTCCAGACTAGTTCAGAGATTTGGCAGTTTTTCTTAACGAGACTAGTTTCAGAGACAGTCACTTTACGACAGGACTTACATTGAAACCGTCTCTTTTTCAAGCGAATAAGACTAGGGAAACCACCGATTTCAATGAAGGGGATTTTAGAAGGTTTTTGGAAGTCGTATTTGATTTGTTTCGCCTTGCAGTATTTACATTTGGGAGGGTGATAATCAAGTGTAGCGATGAGTTCGATATGGGTCTCGTGTTGAATGGCATGATTCAAGGTGATATTTTTATCTTTCATTCCGATGAGTAATGTGGTATTATTGAGGTGTTCCATAAGAGTCTTTCTAATGAGGGTTTGGTCGCTTTTCATTATAAGTCTTATGGGACTTTTTTGATACTCAAAAAGCTCTATAATCTCCATAGTGGAGTTACCCACTACAGAAATTATAGAGCCTATCTTCTTCAAACTGCGACAATAGCTGAAAACCATAGATGAACACTAAGAGGACAACTACGCCACTCATCAGCTGTAGTAGCTTTTTCATGAATCCCTCCTTTACATCAATAATTATAGCAAAAAGGAAGCTCCGTTGTAAATAGGCTTCTTTTCTACCATTTGTCAAGTATACCAAGGCTTTAAAGCGAAAATATTTTGAGGACAGTCGCTAAATGTCGGTTATTGTCCTCTTTTTCTGTGCTAAGGAGCGATAAAAGTGCACACAAAAGGCACACCTTATCTAGTCTTTTTAAAAATAAGGTGTTAGAATAGTATGGCATAGACGACTTTACTGATTTTGGGTTGAAGTATAATCGTAAAGTTTGTTATGCGTTATGAGGTAATACATTGTCCTGATGAGGCGATGTATAGAGGCAATCGTATGTGACTTAGTTGAAGTCATCTGCGATTGTCTTTTTCGTTTCTCATAAAAGTCTGCGATATGACAGGGATTAGTGTGACTAGCTGCAGCGATGTTGTGGATGCACTTGAATAGAATCTTTCTTGCGTAAGGATTGCCACGTTTGGTGATGTGTTCCTTGGCAAGGAAGTTCCCAGATTCATAATGTCTCAGGTCAATACCAATAAAAGCGTTGATTTGATTGGCAGACTGAAAACGGCGAATGTCCCCAAGCTCGCCAATGATACTTGTCGCTGTGGTTTCCGCTATTCCAGGAATAGAGAGAAGGATCTCATATTCTGGCAATGGCTGAGCGAATGAGACCATTTCATCCAAAACCGTTTGTCTCCGATTAGATAGCCTGAACAGTTCTTGTGCATAGTAACGGACCTCTTCCATCATTGGAGAGGATTTTTTGACCGCACAGTAGGACTGTTTAGCGAGTTCAGTAAGTTTGTCAGTTAGGGAAGCGACACGCTTGTCAGAGATACGTTTTGAAGTCGACTGACAGATACTATGCCTTAACTCACTGTTCGTTCGATCTAAGACAAATTCTTTACATGGAAAAGCGATCACCAAGTTCCAGTACTGTTGACCGCTTGGTGTTGATAAGAGGCTTTCTAACTCTGGAAAAGTGACCTGCAATACCTTGTGTAAACGGTTCTTTGTACGGACAATATCTTCTGTCAGATTCTGGTAAAAGCGACTTAAATCACGTAGATGTTGATAGATTTCTTGTTGTATATAGGTTGGTTTTCGATTCAGTACAAACTGAGACTGTGCTAACTTTTCAGCGTCAATTTTGTCGGTTTTACGGACACGTAGGCTGTCCAGTTGCTTCTTAGCTTCCAGCGGATTGAGTCGAGTATAGGCGTAGCCATTTTCCTCAAGAAAAGCCTGAAGACAACGAGAATAGACACCTGTCGCTTCAAAGACAATCTCAGGGGTGTGGACAGTTTTCAAATCGTCCAACAACCGATTAAAGCCGATGGCATCACTAGGCATGGTATAGCCATGAACCTTCTCACCGTTGACTAGAATTGCCACTTCTGAACTTGTTTTACTCACATCAATCCCAAATACTGTACGCATGATATTACCTCTTTGTCTTGTTTGGTTCCTTGTTTTAGTGATGTCATTTTCAATACTCGACGTCTAGCGTCCCACATACTTTGATAACATTCTCTCTAAAACAGGTGTCTTGCCAGTTTTTGATGCGACGTCTAGCGTCAAAAAGCCCTACGACTTCACAAGACACCTCTACTTTAACATAAAGAAAAAGTAGTGAGTACTATCTCCCGTCGGAGATTTTCTCACTACTAATCTTAGTATGTTTTTATTGTGCAGGTCGTGCTGACTGATGATCATAGTAAATCAATTGTGGGTCCAGATTTTTCCCGAGCAAATCACTCACGGTGACAGGCTGATAGCCTTGTCCCAAGAGATAATCTAGGACAGATGTTAGAGAATCAACCGTTGGCTGATGAATATCGTGCATCAAAATGATACTACCTGGGTAGGTGCAAGTCTTGACTTCGTTCAAGATAGCTGCAGGATTGCGACTTTGCCAGTCTTTTGAATCGACAGACCAGTAAATCACTGGCAACTGCATGACGGACATGACGGACTGATTAACCGAGCCATATGGTGGTCGCATCATGGTTGGGGCTTGTCCGGTCACATTTTTAATAACCTCTTGTGTTTTATCAATTTCTTGTTTGACTTGGTCAGCTGACAAGGTAACAAGGTTGGCATGATCCCAAGTATGGCTAGCCACTTCGTGTCCTTCTGCGACAATGCGTTTTAAGATTGCTTCATTACCTGGAACATTTTGCCCTAAAATAAAGAAAGTCGCTTTGACATTGTATTTTTTGAGAAGGTCAAGAACCTGCGGAGTAGTAGCTGCACTTGGGCCATCATCAAAAGTAAGAGCAATTCTCTTCTGATTTTTCTTCGCCTCTTCTTCCGCCTGATAAGCCGCATAGGCTTCCTGATCGCCACTCGCTAGATATTCCGCTTTTACAATTCCAAAAATCGAAGCGATTGGAATCGCAATCTGCTTGAGCTGAAACTCTTTTTCTAGCATGTCAATCTTTAACTGCCCTTGTTCATACACAAATGGGTAGTCTGTTAGATTTCTCGCTTCAAATTGACCGACAATTTTTTCAATATCTGCATCTGCCACTTGCTTAGCCGCCAAATCAGCCTTCAACTGTGTGCCAAATGCTGCTTTCAAAGCACTACTATCTGCCACAAACATCTCAAGTGTAAAAGGTTGCCCATCTTGAGTGACTAACAAGGTAGCTCCTGTTTCTTTTTCACCAGAAGACATCGAAAAAGTCTTTACTTGATAGCGTTCTGACTGAATTTGCTTGGCATGAACACCTGAAAAGTTGGTTACACCATCCTTAAGTGATACAAAAAAGAGTTCCTTGGTTTTGCCACTCGGCTTTTCAGTACCAACCTTCTCCCCAATGTAAGCTTCTATTTTTTCCTTAAAAACAGCATTTCCTTGACCGTTTTTATCCTTAGGAATCCCTGCTTCAACATGCGTCGATCCAATATTTCCTGTTTGGACTACCTGAGCTTGCTGATCAAATAATCGGCTCTGCTTTTCAGCAATAAAATTCGCGACCTTTTGATCTTGAAAATAGGCAAATGCTTTGACTCCTAAAATAATAGCAAGTCCTATTAGGACTACATTAACGACAACGAGAACAATCCTCTTTTTCATGTTTCACCTCATACTTTTCTTTTCTCAATCATGCATTTTTCGATAAAAAAAGGCAAGTCTCATCCATTCTATTCGATTCTTGCCCATACTTTCTAATCCGCGCGAATAACTTCCACCCTATAACCGTCTGGATCTGTTACAAAGTAATAACGTCCTGGATTACCTGGTAGACCTGATAAATCAGTCGTTGGATAGCCTAACGCCTTATGTTTAGCATTATCTCCTTCTAAATCATCCGAAGAAAGCGCCAAATGTGAAAAACCGTCTCCAACCACATACGGTCCGTGATCATAGTTATAAGTCAATTCAATCTCAAATTCGTCTCCGGGAAGCGCTAGATACACCAAGGTAAACTTGTGCTCTGGATAATCCTTACGGCGTGTTTCTTTAAAACCAAACGCCTTTTCATAAAACTCCTGAGATGCTTCTAAGTTCTCAACACGCAAACAAGCATGCAACATTCTTTTACTTGCCATTTCAAACTCCTTTTCCTACTAGATCATCAGTATTATACCATAAATTCTCCTTTTTTTCTTCTATAAATGGTATAAAATTCATATCATTTCAATTTAACAATTTCAAAAAAAGAACCATAATAAATATCCAAAAGAACTTCGCTAATAATCCCCAAGGTAACACCGTTTAAGACGGTAGCCGTTGCTTTTTTCGATTTATTTAGTGTATTAGCTAAAGTGTGGGACGTTTTTATTTGTCCCTGCGGTTTATACTGGCTACAATCAGATCACCAAAAGCAATCATAAAGGATAGCGCCTCATAAACTGACAAGTCCTGCCGACTCCTTTCCGTTGGATTTCGTGACTTACATACATGAGCACCACCTCAAGACTAGGCTACCAGCAACCATCTCAACTTTGTTGCTCGTTTATTATACCATTTTACAAATTGCATTATTTTTGTCTATTGTTTCAATAAGATACTCGTTTAAGACAAGACCATTCTAGCCAATATACATACGAATAAACGGCTAGACACAAGTCCAGCCGTTTTAAACTTTATTTTCCAAGGTAGTATTCAGCTACTACGTTCAATTTTTCATCAAATTCAAAGACAAGTGGTGGGAAGTTTGGAATTTCCACGTCCATGATTTCATCGTCTGACAAGCCTTTGATGTGTTTCACAAGAGCGCGGATTGAGTTCCCGTGTGCTCCAACAAATACGTTTTGACCTGACTTAAGTGCTGGCGCAATTTTATCTTCCCAGAATGGAAGAGCACGCTCAAGCGTTACTTTCAAGTTTTCAGCATCTGGAACAACTGAATCGTCAAGCAAAGCGTAACGACGGTCAGTGTGTGCTGAATACTCATCGTCTTTTGCCATATTTGGAGGCAATACATCGTAAGAACGACGCCAGATATGTACTTGCTCATCACCGAATTGCTCAGCTGCTTCTGCTTTATTTTTACCAGTCAAACCACCATAGTGACGCTCGTTCAAACGCCATGATTTTTCAACTGGAACCCACAATTGGTCTGCGGCTTCAAGAGCAAGGTTTGTTGTTTTAATCGCACGTTTCAAGACTGAAGTGTAGGCTTGGTCAAATTCGATACCAGCTTCTTTGATTAATTTACCAGCGTCGATTGCTTGTTGTGTTCCTTTTTCAGACAAGTCAACATCTGCCCAGCCTGTGAAAAGGTTGGCTTTGTTCCATTCAGACTCACCGTGGCGAGCAAACACTAATTTTACCATTGTTTGTTTCTCCTTTTATTTTCGAGGTTTTCCTCTCTTACCTTTCTATTCTACACAAAAAGCAGAAAAAAAGCTAGCCCCATCCAAATCTGTTTACGCTTACATTTTTATAGGCCGAAAAATCGGGCCTAAGACTGAGATTTATTGCTATTATTTAACTTAAAAAATGGTATAATAGTAAGGCTGAATACGACACATTCACGGTTGTATAGCTGTTTCATTGCTGGTTTATGGCAATGTGAGCGCGGCTCACTTCATTGCTAAACCTAATGAAAGACTATAGATGTATAGGAGTTCGCATGAAAAAAGTCGCAATCGTATCTGCCTACCGTTCTGCTATCGGTAGTTTTGGAGGCAGTCTAAAGGATATTCACATTGCAGATTTAGGGGCGCAAGTTTTACAGACCACCCTGACTAGCGCGAATATCCCCTATGAACAAATTGATGAAGTCATTATTGGAAATGTTTTAAGTAGCGGACATGGGCAAAATATCGCCCGTCAAATCGCTATTAGAACCGGTCTACCAGAGACGGTTTCTGCCTACACAGTCAACAAGGTCTGCGGTTCTGGACTCAAATCCGTCCTCCTAGCAGCCCAATCAATCTTGCTTGGTGACAATGACATCGTTGTCGCAGGTGGCATTGAAATCATGAGTCAGGCGCCATACCTGTCAAAAGGAAGTCGGTTTGGCGGTAAACTCGGACACCTGCAATTGGAAGATTCTCTTCTAATGGACGGTCTGACAGATGCCTTTAGCCAAGAACATATGGGCATCACCGCTGAAAATATCGCTGAAAAATACGGCATTAGCCGTGAAGCACAAGACCGTTTTGCGCTCTCCAGTCAAGAAAAGGCTGCTGCTGCGATTAAAGCAGGACGGTTTAAAGACGAGATTGTACCGATTCATCTGCAAACGCGCAAGGGTGAGGTCATCTTTGATGTCGATGAATACCCACGTCTTAGCCCGCTTGAAAAATTGGCTGCCTTACGCCCTTCTTTCAAAAAAGACGGAACGGTGACAGCCGCTAATGCCTCTGGTATCAATGATGGATGTGCCATGATGGTCTTAATGTCTGATGACAAGGCGCAAGAACTTGGTGTAACGCCTCTTGCCTACATTGAAAGTTATGCGACCAGCGGATTAGACCCTGATTACATGGGACTTGGTCCTATTCCAGCTAGTCAAAAAGCTCTGGCTAGAGCAAACAAAACAATCGCTGACATTGACTTATTCGAGCTTAACGAAGCCTTTGCTGCCCAATCCATTCCTGTCATTCAAGAATTAGAGATTGATGCTGACAAGGTAAACGTCAACGGAGGTGCACTTGCCCTTGGTCATCCAATCGGAGCCAGTGGTAGTCGCATTCTCGTCAGCCTCATCCACGAACTGCAAAAACGTGGTAACCACTTGGGACTTTGTTCTCTTTGTATCGGAGGAGGACAAGGAATTTCCCTAATTATTTCAACTGCACAAAAAGGATAAACTATGAATATTGGTATTGATAAAATCGGTTTTGCAGCGCCTAGCTATGTCCTAGACCTAGCTGACCTAGCGCTTGCGCGACAAATCGATCCTAATAAATTTAAAATTGGATTGCTCCAAAGTGAAATGGCTGTCGCTCCTGTTACCCAAGACATTGTGACCTTGGGAGCACAAGCTGCCGCAGCTATCTTATCAGACGATGATAAGGCTGCCATTGACATGATCATTGTAGGGACCGAATCAAGCATTGACCAAAGTAAAGCTGCCGCGGTCTTTATTCACCAGCTGTTGGACATTCAACCCTTTGCTCGTTCGATTGAAATAAAGGAAGCCTGTTACGGGGCAACTGCTGGCCTTAGCCTTGCTAAAAGTCACATCGCCCAGTTCCCTAACTCAAAAGTTCTCGTCATTGCAAGCGATATTGCCAAGTACGGCATTGCTTCAGGTGGTGAGCCAACTCAAGGAGCAGGAGCTGTTGCCATGCTCGTCTCTGCAAACCCACGTATCATGGTACTCAACAATGACAATGTCTGCCAGACCCGTGATATCATGGATTTCTGGCGTCCTAATTACGACAAATATCCACGAGTAGACGGCAAATTCTCAACAGAACAATACACTGAGTGCTTGACCACTACCTTTGACTACTATGTCACAAAAACTGGTAAGAAGCTAGCAGATTTTGCTGCTATGTGCCTCCATATTCCTTTTTCAAAACAAGGGTTGAAAGGCTTGCAAGCAATCTGCCAGAATGATGATGCAACTTTAAATCGTCTGACGGAGCGCTTCCATGAGGCAATTGTCTATAATCAAGTGGTCGGAAACATCTATACAGGATCAATTTTCTTGTCTCTTCTATCGCTTTTGGAAAATAGCCAAGCTTTAAAAGCTGGAGATTCTATCCTCTTTTATAGCTACGGTAGCGGGGCTGTTTGTGAAATTTTCAGCGGGACACTGGTTGAAGACTACCACAAGCAACTAGAAGAAAATCGCCTTGACCAGCTAAAAAAACGCAAACGTCTCAGCGTTGCAGAATACGAAGCCATTTTCTTTGAAGAAATTGCATTGGATGAAGCGGGTAACGCAATTGATTTACCAGCAGACGATTGTCCGTTTGCCCTTCAACAGGTTGACCAGCACAAACGTATTTACCGTAAAAATTAGAGGAAAAGGCATCCTCTTGGCAGGGCCAAGAGGTGTCTTTTTTATAAGGAGTTGACATGTCTCTTTTTTCAGGATTTTATAAAAAAACAAGGGAAGAACGAATCACTATTACAGCTGAAACTCGTCAGCTGTCCCAAGAAAGCAAGGATATCCTCTTAGCCGATCAGAATATCCCCGAAGCCATTGCGGGAAAAATGGCTGAAAATCACCTTGGAACCTTTGCCTTGCCCTTCTCTCTTGTTCCCCAACTAGTCGTGAATGGCGTGGAATACAGCATTCCCATGGTGACAGAAGAACCCTCTGTGGTTGCGGCATGCTCTTTCGGTGCTAAAATTATTGCAAAGGCTGGCGGATTTACCAGCCAGATTTCAGAGCGCCTCATGATTGGACAGGTAGCCCTCTACGATGTTCCTGATATGCTTGTAGCTCAAACTGCTATTCTCGCTCAACAGGATGGCCTTCTTGCGCATGCCAATAACGCACACCCGTCGATTGTCAAAAGAGGGGGCGGAGCACGTCATCTGACGGTCGAACAAAAAGAAGAGTTCCTCATCGTCTACCTCCATGTCGATGTCCAAGAAGCAATGGGAGCAAACATTCTCAACAATATGCTAGAAGCCATTAAGGATGAGTTAGCTGAATTGACAAAGGGCAAAGCGCTTATGGGAATTCTTTCCAACTACGCAACAGAATCCCTCGTAATGGCCAACTGCCGCATTCCAATCAAACAGCTCCACGTTGAGCCCCATATTGCCCTAGAAACCGCACAAAATCTTGTAAGAGCTAGCCAGCTTGCTCAGGTAGACCCCTACCGTGCTGCGACCCACAACAAGGGGATTTTCAATGGAATTGATGCCATTGTGCTTGCTACTGGGAACGATTGGCGCGCCATTGAAGCAGGGGCTCATGCCTATGCCAGTCAGGACGGTCACTACCGAGGTCTATCCACTTGGGAAATCGTTGACAATGACTTGGTCGGACAACTGACTCTGCCCCTTCCAATTGCAACTGTTGGCGGGTCAATCGGTCTCAATCCCAAGGTTCAAGTTGCCTTTGATATACTGGGTCAACCCCAGGCCAGAACACTGGCAGGCATTATCGTATCTGTCGGGCTCTGCCAGAACTTTGCGGCCCTCCGCGCCCTTGTAACTGCGGGAATCCAACAAGGACACATGAAACTCCATGCCAAGTCTCTTGCTATGCTAGCAGGCGCTCGTGAGCAGGAAATCGATCAGGTCGCACTTCTCCTGCGCCAAGCACCGCACACCAATTTAGAAAACGCCCAATCGATTCTAGCAAGCCTCCGAAAAGAAGCAGAAAAGAGGGACACCAAACCTGAAAAATAGCCCATTAAAGGCTAACTCGCCTTTCTATTTAGAAACTCGTTAGAAAGCAACCACTTGGATTGCCTCACTCTATAATGTCTTTTCTAAGAGTTTTTTGATTGAAAAGACAAAGAAAAAGATTGAAGAAAATGGATCAAAATAGACTTTTTCTTCAATCTGTAAGGGACGAGCTACTCTCTTTTTCTCTCGTAATCATAGCCCTATAAAATACGTTCCATCCGTAATTTCTGCGGAGTCATGCCTAGGCGCTGATAAAAAGCAAGCGCTTCTTGGTTAGCATTCCAGACATCAAGGCTCACATTGTAGCAGCCCTTTTCCTTGGCAAATTCAAGAGCGTAGGCATATAATTGCTGCCCGATAGACTGTCCTCTGAGAGCTTCCTTGACACACAAATCATCGATAAATAAGGTCTTTACTTTTTGTAAAACAGCATGTTCCTCTTCCACTAATTCACAGAATAAGTGACCGACAACCTGTCCCTCTAGTTCATAGACAAAAATCGGCTTGCAGGGATTATGGAGCAATTCTTCCAATTCCAGAACGGAAAATTTTTGTCCCCTAGCCTTAAATAAATCTGGTCGCACCTCATGGTGAACGCTCAAAATTTCTTGTAATAGATCATTTAAAGCTGGAATATCTGCTACAGTTGCTGGTCGAATCATCTCTATCTCCTCTCTATTTTTTCTATTATATCACAATCCTAATCCAACTTCAGACACTATCCCAATTAATATAAAAAGGAAAACGGACAATACTTTGATAGAGCTAGCCTTTTTTAGCTGTCACAAGTATTCCCTATTCTACAATTATTTTTTTGATTCTTGCCATGGTATAATAGTATAAAATTTAAGGGAACTCTTATGAACAAAGTGAAAAAGAAAATCTATCGTAACACACCTGCCTTCACCCTCATGGCTCAGGCTTCATTTGCCTTCTTCGCGACCTTGATTCTAATCGGTTTGTACACCTTGAAAGAGCCACTCATGGTAAAAGGCTACTACCTCATGGGATTTGTTGGCTTGATTTCCTCATCGTTTACCATTTCAAAAGTTGTGCGTGACAACCAAGAAGACGAAGACAACTATAATCTATTGCTACAAAAAGCAACAATCGATGAAGATACAGACAAATAACAAAGAGCACTCGTTGATATTCAGCGAGTGCTCTTTGTTATCCTCATACTTGAAAAATGCTTTGCCCCTTGCTTGCCCCTCAGACACAAAAAAGCCCCCTGCACAACGCAGAAACGTTGATACAGTAGGCTTTTTAAGTCAAGCTTATTTAACAGCGTCTTTAAGAGCTTTACCAGCTTTGAATGCTGGAACTTTAGAAGCTGCGATTGTAATTTCTTTACCAGTTTGTGGGTTGCGACCTTTACGTGCTGCACGCTCACGAACTTCAAAGTTACCAAAACCAATCAATTGAACTTTTTCACCAGCTGCAAGGTAGTCAGCTACTGCTGCAAATACTGCATCAACTGCTGCTGCTGAATCTTTCTTAGTCAATGAAGTTGCTTCTGCAACTTTTGCAATCAAATCTTGTTTATTAGCCATTTTGCTAAATCCTCCAATTAATTTTCTGAGTTACTACTCACCCTAATATAGTACCTAATTTTATCCATTTGGTCAAGCTTTTAGTACGATTTATTAGCTTTTTCTGTAAATATCGAAAATGAGCTGATTATTGTACAAATCAATGGTATTAGCCTTGACGTAAATCTTTTGCTCATTCTCAATTTCAGTGAGCTGAATCGTCACGGTAGCCTTTGAAGCATCAATCGTTACAAATGCTGGCAACTGCGACTGCTTCTTGATATAAGACAAAATTTCTTCCTTAGGGAGAGACAAGGTACCTGCTGAAATTTCTGATACCGTCAACAAGACACTGCCGTCTTTTAATTTGTTGGGTTGGAAATAAACATAAAGAGGAATATCTAGCCCCCAAATCTTGTACCTTCCCTCAAATAGGAGAAACTGATTGGTTGCCGTCACCTTATAAGAAAAGGTATCTGTTTGGTAGTCTTTCAAATAAGTCGCAAGCATCGTATTTAATTGTTCCTTAGTGGTCGTAAAGGTTCCTAGTTGTTCATCGCTTCTTGCATTATTTGAGGCAACAAGTGATGTCATGTCCTCACGGTTCGTCGTTACTCGCTCCACTAGAACTAAACTGAGTGCCACTAAAGCAGCAATCAAGGCTAGAAAAGCCCATTTCCATTTATTGATTGTTCCATTCTTTTTTGGTTTCACGAATCGCCTCCATAACTGCCTTGTTTATGATTTCATAGCCTGTATTGTTGGGATGAAAACTGTCTTCTTCAGCCAGCAAATTATTCGCTACCTTGCTCGGGGTGCTGTTTGACTGGCTGATGCCTGCTTCTCCGTCCAATCCCTTATAGAGCAAATCGTTAATCGACACAAAGTAGACACCGTCTACCTGCTCTATGGCAGAAGCTGTCACTTGATTCCAGTTGTCCACCACCGTCTGCATTTCCGTCAATTCAGGAAAATTGAGATAAAAAGGATTATAAATCCCAATAACATAAATCGGTAAATGAGGATTGTCCGCCCGTGCCTTATCAATAATCTTCAGCAAGCGTTGGCTGTAAGCTTGGGCAGGCTCATCAAAAACGGAGAGATTAAGGCTGGTAATATTGTCCAAAATAGTATAGCGAAGATCATTTCCCCCAACTGTTAAGGTCATCAGGTCAGCTTTTTTCAGGCTAGTTACAATTTCCGCCTCATCCATTCGCTTTAAAATCTGCTGACTGGTATTGCCAGAAACCCCGTAATTATCATAGGTCACTTGATAGCCATATTG is a genomic window containing:
- a CDS encoding SGNH/GDSL hydrolase family protein, whose amino-acid sequence is MNSRTYLHHLLFFFLSLLGFLFFFQFLIPTAQPRLEQSKNGTGEVRKFYYVALGDSLTQGVGDKTEQGGFVPLLAQGIGNQYGYQVTYDNYGVSGNTSQQILKRMDEAEIVTSLKKADLMTLTVGGNDLRYTILDNITSLNLSVFDEPAQAYSQRLLKIIDKARADNPHLPIYVIGIYNPFYLNFPELTEMQTVVDNWNQVTASAIEQVDGVYFVSINDLLYKGLDGEAGISQSNSTPSKVANNLLAEEDSFHPNNTGYEIINKAVMEAIRETKKEWNNQ